One genomic window of Octopus bimaculoides isolate UCB-OBI-ISO-001 chromosome 2, ASM119413v2, whole genome shotgun sequence includes the following:
- the LOC106874684 gene encoding innexin unc-9 isoform X2 codes for MISSLIENFGSYSRVRGSINDDWVDRLNHLYTVVLLVIFAVIISTGQYVGDAIQCWCPAEFTDAFVDYTKSYCWIANTYYIPMTDVIPVEIRKREDKQITYYQWVPLILLFQAFMFKFPNILWTSTHELSGLNLDKIVSMAEETQLGSPDDREETIKNIAHFLTRWLEAYREYKLNFLVKLRQRSSRMCCFLCSRRQGTFLTGLYVFVKMLYVANVIGQFFLLNAFMATDYTVYGLEVLQSLASNTVWQESPRFPRVTLCDLQIRQLQNLQRYTVQCVLPINLFNEKIFIFLWFWFVFVAACSCINLLSWFYRFIFSQAHIDYVTKYIRWWDSIQTKQDRKLCQKFTKEYLRDDGFLVLRVIAKNSTDLVAGDLLHYLWKAYKEKNDVKNKEPADVGSNVHT; via the coding sequence GATCAGCTCACTGATTGAAAACTTTGGCAGTTACTCTCGAGTACGAGGTAGCATAAATGACGACTGGGTTGATCGCCTTAACCATCTTTATACTGTTGTGTTATTGGTCATCTTTGCGGTCATAATTAGCACAGGTCAGTATGTCGGAGATGCTATTCAATGTTGGTGTCCGGCCGAGTTCACAGATGCCTTTGTCGACTACACCAAATCCTACTGTTGGATTGCCAACACGTACTACATACCGATGACAGACGTTATACCAGTTGAAATTCGCAAGCGAGAGGACAAACAGATTACTTACTACCAGTGGGTGCCACTAATATTACTGTTTCAAGCATTCATGTTTAAATTTCCAAATATACTTTGGACATCAACGCATGAATTATCAGGATTAAATCTTGATAAAATTGTGTCAATGGCTGAAGAGACTCAGTTAGGTTCCCCAGATGACCGTGAGGAAACTATTAAAAACATAGCTCATTTTCTCACACGCTGGCTTGAAGCTTATCGTGAATATAAACTCAATTTCCTTGTTAAACTACGACAAAGATCATCGAGGATGTGTTGCTTTCTGTGTTCTCGTCGCCAGGGTACTTTTCTTACCGGCCTCTATGTTTTTGTGAAAATGCTCTATGTGGCTAATGTAATAGGCCAATTTTTCCTTCTGAATGCTTTTATGGCAACCGATTATACTGTTTACGGACTGGAAGTGTTACAATCTTTAGCCAGTAATACTGTTTGGCAAGAAAGTCCACGTTTTCCTAGAGTAACACTGTGTGACTTGCAAATTCGTCAATTACAAAATCTTCAAAGATACACCGTTCAATGTGTTTTACCAATCAATTTATTTAACGAAAaaattttcatctttttgtggtTTTGGTTTGTGTTTGTCGCTGCATGTTCATGCATTAATCTTTTGTCCTGGTTCTATCGCTTCATTTTCTCCCAGGCTCATATTGATTATGTCACTAAATACATTCGATGGTGGGATTCCATCCAGACAAAACAGGACAGAAAACTATGTCAAAAATTTACGAAGGAGTATCTTCGAGATGATGGTTTTTTGGTCCTACGTGTTATAGCAAAGAATTCTACAGATTTAGTTGCCGGAGATTTATTACATTATCTGTGGAAGGCTTATAAGGAAAAGAATGACGTGAAGAATAAAGAACCAGCAGATGTTGGTTCTAATGTTCATACTTAA
- the LOC106874684 gene encoding innexin unc-9 isoform X1 yields the protein MSIPVSSSDDNFFSVISSLIENFGSYSRVRGSINDDWVDRLNHLYTVVLLVIFAVIISTGQYVGDAIQCWCPAEFTDAFVDYTKSYCWIANTYYIPMTDVIPVEIRKREDKQITYYQWVPLILLFQAFMFKFPNILWTSTHELSGLNLDKIVSMAEETQLGSPDDREETIKNIAHFLTRWLEAYREYKLNFLVKLRQRSSRMCCFLCSRRQGTFLTGLYVFVKMLYVANVIGQFFLLNAFMATDYTVYGLEVLQSLASNTVWQESPRFPRVTLCDLQIRQLQNLQRYTVQCVLPINLFNEKIFIFLWFWFVFVAACSCINLLSWFYRFIFSQAHIDYVTKYIRWWDSIQTKQDRKLCQKFTKEYLRDDGFLVLRVIAKNSTDLVAGDLLHYLWKAYKEKNDVKNKEPADVGSNVHT from the coding sequence GATCAGCTCACTGATTGAAAACTTTGGCAGTTACTCTCGAGTACGAGGTAGCATAAATGACGACTGGGTTGATCGCCTTAACCATCTTTATACTGTTGTGTTATTGGTCATCTTTGCGGTCATAATTAGCACAGGTCAGTATGTCGGAGATGCTATTCAATGTTGGTGTCCGGCCGAGTTCACAGATGCCTTTGTCGACTACACCAAATCCTACTGTTGGATTGCCAACACGTACTACATACCGATGACAGACGTTATACCAGTTGAAATTCGCAAGCGAGAGGACAAACAGATTACTTACTACCAGTGGGTGCCACTAATATTACTGTTTCAAGCATTCATGTTTAAATTTCCAAATATACTTTGGACATCAACGCATGAATTATCAGGATTAAATCTTGATAAAATTGTGTCAATGGCTGAAGAGACTCAGTTAGGTTCCCCAGATGACCGTGAGGAAACTATTAAAAACATAGCTCATTTTCTCACACGCTGGCTTGAAGCTTATCGTGAATATAAACTCAATTTCCTTGTTAAACTACGACAAAGATCATCGAGGATGTGTTGCTTTCTGTGTTCTCGTCGCCAGGGTACTTTTCTTACCGGCCTCTATGTTTTTGTGAAAATGCTCTATGTGGCTAATGTAATAGGCCAATTTTTCCTTCTGAATGCTTTTATGGCAACCGATTATACTGTTTACGGACTGGAAGTGTTACAATCTTTAGCCAGTAATACTGTTTGGCAAGAAAGTCCACGTTTTCCTAGAGTAACACTGTGTGACTTGCAAATTCGTCAATTACAAAATCTTCAAAGATACACCGTTCAATGTGTTTTACCAATCAATTTATTTAACGAAAaaattttcatctttttgtggtTTTGGTTTGTGTTTGTCGCTGCATGTTCATGCATTAATCTTTTGTCCTGGTTCTATCGCTTCATTTTCTCCCAGGCTCATATTGATTATGTCACTAAATACATTCGATGGTGGGATTCCATCCAGACAAAACAGGACAGAAAACTATGTCAAAAATTTACGAAGGAGTATCTTCGAGATGATGGTTTTTTGGTCCTACGTGTTATAGCAAAGAATTCTACAGATTTAGTTGCCGGAGATTTATTACATTATCTGTGGAAGGCTTATAAGGAAAAGAATGACGTGAAGAATAAAGAACCAGCAGATGTTGGTTCTAATGTTCATACTTAA